One window of Triticum dicoccoides isolate Atlit2015 ecotype Zavitan chromosome 5A, WEW_v2.0, whole genome shotgun sequence genomic DNA carries:
- the LOC119304182 gene encoding uncharacterized protein LOC119304182 isoform X1, with translation MGAAAPLTLRDFLEMACESSCSDGFRSYPRRVLPCPSSSDDGALATQAKLKEETAPVRLLIEADLRRSPSRTLSSILFPRSPRSLAAISRLSRTLSRRLVFWRRHPSEDDGSERDSLGLPSPVVSSCSASEHAESEAEAPGPPPVDAAEEKPASKPSPSPSPSSSSGSVDADDNPAAAGAKHKEQLTHGGDAVGSTEEEKQQLSPVSVMDFPFHHHHHHDDETSDAGTCYSPATPFQHCLPDDPERTLRSNKAQAQELLLLHKIRRLHGLAQPVGPVDLEAQFGTESDRQSAESDDTHTQTSNCNCSSTSADGGKAATWSPRCRSYTDREAEREPDEPSRLLARLLKDDDGTAVTSGATERLLLDFFEEGLDRRRSSEAGPVVGAVRPSDDESALVRAAQEWVQGAGTRWGAEDVLYAGEAALADMDRGRRWVRAGEEEREVGAALEGLVMDALVAELVRDLALAARR, from the exons ATGGGGgcggcggcgccgctgacgctgcggGACTTCCTGGAGATGGCGTGCGAGTCCAGCTGCAGCGACGGCTTCCGCTCCTACCCGCGCCGCGTCCTCCCCTGCCCGTCGTCCTCTGACGACGGCGCCCTGGCCACGCAGGCGAAGCTAAAGGAGGAGACGGCGCCCGTGCGGCtgctcatcgaggccgacctgcggcGGAGCCCGTCGCGGACGCTCTCCTCCATCCTCTTCCCCAGGAGCCCGCGGTCGCTGGCCGCCATCTCGCGCCTCTCCAGGACCCTCTCGCGGCGGCTCGTCTTCTGGAGGCGCCACCCCAGCGAAGACGACGGCAGCGAGCGGGACTCCCTCGGCCTCCCGTCCCCCGTGGTCAGCAGCTGCTCCGCGTCCGAGCACGCCGAGTCGGAGGCCGAGGCGCCTGGCCCGCCGCCCGTCGACGCGGCGGAGGAGAAGCCCGCCTcgaagccgtcgccgtcgccatcaccGTCGTCCAGCTCGGGCAGCGTCGACGCAGATGacaaccccgccgccgccggagccaagCACAAG GAGCAGCTAACACATGGTGGCGATGCCGTGGGGTCgacggaggaggagaagcagcagcTGAGCCCCGTCTCCGTCATGGACTTccccttccaccaccaccaccaccacgacgaCGAAACGAGCGACGCCGGCACCTGCTACTCGCCTGCTACCCCCTTCCAGCACTGCCTCCCCGATGATCCCGAACGTACGCTAC GGTCGAACAAGGCGCAGGCGCAGGAACTGCTGCTGCTGCACAAGATCCGACGGCTCCACGGCCTGGCGCAGCCGGTGGGCCCCGTGGATCTCGAGGCGCAGTTCGGCACCGAATCTGATCGCCAGTCTGCGGAATCTGACGACACGCACACCCAGACGAGCAACTGCAACTGCAGCAGCACCAGCGCCGACGGCGGCAAGGCGGCGACGTGGTCACCACGGTGCAGGAGCTACACCGATCGTGAAGCAGAGCGCGAGCCTGACGAGCCCTCGCGCCTCCTCGCGCGACTCCTCAAGGACGACGACGGCACGGCAGTTACTTCGGGTGCTACGGAACGGCTGCTCCTGGACTTCTTCGAGGAGGGGCTCGACCGGCGCCGCTCGTCGGAGGCAGGGCCAGTGGTCGGCGCGGTGAGGCCGTCGGACGACGAGTCGGCGCTGGTTCGTGCTGCACAGGAATGGGTGCAGGGCGCCGGGACGCGGTGGGGCGCGGAGGACGTATTGTACGCCGGGGAGGCGGCGCTGGCGGACATGGACCGGGGTCGGCGGTGGGTgcgcgccggcgaggaggagcgggAGGTGGGCGCGGCGTTAGAGGGGCTGGTGATGGACGCGCTGGTGGCCGAGCTGGTGCGCGACTTGGCATTGGCAGCACGGCGTTGA
- the LOC119304182 gene encoding uncharacterized protein LOC119304182 isoform X3: MGAAAPLTLRDFLEMACESSCSDGFRSYPRRVLPCPSSSDDGALATQAKLKEETAPVRLLIEADLRRSPSRTLSSILFPRSPRSLAAISRLSRTLSRRLVFWRRHPSEDDGSERDSLGLPSPVVSSCSASEHAESEAEAPGPPPVDAAEEKPASKPSPSPSPSSSSGSVDADDNPAAAGAKHKEQLTHGGDAVGSTEEEKQQLSPVSVMDFPFHHHHHHDDETSDAGTCYSPATPFQHCLPDDPERSNKAQAQELLLLHKIRRLHGLAQPVGPVDLEAQFGTESDRQSAESDDTHTQTSNCNCSSTSADGGKAATWSPRCRSYTDREAEREPDEPSRLLARLLKDDDGTAVTSGATERLLLDFFEEGLDRRRSSEAGPVVGAVRPSDDESALVRAAQEWVQGAGTRWGAEDVLYAGEAALADMDRGRRWVRAGEEEREVGAALEGLVMDALVAELVRDLALAARR, from the exons ATGGGGgcggcggcgccgctgacgctgcggGACTTCCTGGAGATGGCGTGCGAGTCCAGCTGCAGCGACGGCTTCCGCTCCTACCCGCGCCGCGTCCTCCCCTGCCCGTCGTCCTCTGACGACGGCGCCCTGGCCACGCAGGCGAAGCTAAAGGAGGAGACGGCGCCCGTGCGGCtgctcatcgaggccgacctgcggcGGAGCCCGTCGCGGACGCTCTCCTCCATCCTCTTCCCCAGGAGCCCGCGGTCGCTGGCCGCCATCTCGCGCCTCTCCAGGACCCTCTCGCGGCGGCTCGTCTTCTGGAGGCGCCACCCCAGCGAAGACGACGGCAGCGAGCGGGACTCCCTCGGCCTCCCGTCCCCCGTGGTCAGCAGCTGCTCCGCGTCCGAGCACGCCGAGTCGGAGGCCGAGGCGCCTGGCCCGCCGCCCGTCGACGCGGCGGAGGAGAAGCCCGCCTcgaagccgtcgccgtcgccatcaccGTCGTCCAGCTCGGGCAGCGTCGACGCAGATGacaaccccgccgccgccggagccaagCACAAG GAGCAGCTAACACATGGTGGCGATGCCGTGGGGTCgacggaggaggagaagcagcagcTGAGCCCCGTCTCCGTCATGGACTTccccttccaccaccaccaccaccacgacgaCGAAACGAGCGACGCCGGCACCTGCTACTCGCCTGCTACCCCCTTCCAGCACTGCCTCCCCGATGATCCCGAAC GGTCGAACAAGGCGCAGGCGCAGGAACTGCTGCTGCTGCACAAGATCCGACGGCTCCACGGCCTGGCGCAGCCGGTGGGCCCCGTGGATCTCGAGGCGCAGTTCGGCACCGAATCTGATCGCCAGTCTGCGGAATCTGACGACACGCACACCCAGACGAGCAACTGCAACTGCAGCAGCACCAGCGCCGACGGCGGCAAGGCGGCGACGTGGTCACCACGGTGCAGGAGCTACACCGATCGTGAAGCAGAGCGCGAGCCTGACGAGCCCTCGCGCCTCCTCGCGCGACTCCTCAAGGACGACGACGGCACGGCAGTTACTTCGGGTGCTACGGAACGGCTGCTCCTGGACTTCTTCGAGGAGGGGCTCGACCGGCGCCGCTCGTCGGAGGCAGGGCCAGTGGTCGGCGCGGTGAGGCCGTCGGACGACGAGTCGGCGCTGGTTCGTGCTGCACAGGAATGGGTGCAGGGCGCCGGGACGCGGTGGGGCGCGGAGGACGTATTGTACGCCGGGGAGGCGGCGCTGGCGGACATGGACCGGGGTCGGCGGTGGGTgcgcgccggcgaggaggagcgggAGGTGGGCGCGGCGTTAGAGGGGCTGGTGATGGACGCGCTGGTGGCCGAGCTGGTGCGCGACTTGGCATTGGCAGCACGGCGTTGA
- the LOC119304182 gene encoding uncharacterized protein LOC119304182 isoform X2, whose protein sequence is MGAAAPLTLRDFLEMACESSCSDGFRSYPRRVLPCPSSSDDGALATQAKLKEETAPVRLLIEADLRRSPSRTLSSILFPRSPRSLAAISRLSRTLSRRLVFWRRHPSEDDGSERDSLGLPSPVVSSCSASEHAESEAEAPGPPPVDAAEEKPASKPSPSPSPSSSSGSVDADDNPAAAGAKHKLTHGGDAVGSTEEEKQQLSPVSVMDFPFHHHHHHDDETSDAGTCYSPATPFQHCLPDDPERTLRSNKAQAQELLLLHKIRRLHGLAQPVGPVDLEAQFGTESDRQSAESDDTHTQTSNCNCSSTSADGGKAATWSPRCRSYTDREAEREPDEPSRLLARLLKDDDGTAVTSGATERLLLDFFEEGLDRRRSSEAGPVVGAVRPSDDESALVRAAQEWVQGAGTRWGAEDVLYAGEAALADMDRGRRWVRAGEEEREVGAALEGLVMDALVAELVRDLALAARR, encoded by the exons ATGGGGgcggcggcgccgctgacgctgcggGACTTCCTGGAGATGGCGTGCGAGTCCAGCTGCAGCGACGGCTTCCGCTCCTACCCGCGCCGCGTCCTCCCCTGCCCGTCGTCCTCTGACGACGGCGCCCTGGCCACGCAGGCGAAGCTAAAGGAGGAGACGGCGCCCGTGCGGCtgctcatcgaggccgacctgcggcGGAGCCCGTCGCGGACGCTCTCCTCCATCCTCTTCCCCAGGAGCCCGCGGTCGCTGGCCGCCATCTCGCGCCTCTCCAGGACCCTCTCGCGGCGGCTCGTCTTCTGGAGGCGCCACCCCAGCGAAGACGACGGCAGCGAGCGGGACTCCCTCGGCCTCCCGTCCCCCGTGGTCAGCAGCTGCTCCGCGTCCGAGCACGCCGAGTCGGAGGCCGAGGCGCCTGGCCCGCCGCCCGTCGACGCGGCGGAGGAGAAGCCCGCCTcgaagccgtcgccgtcgccatcaccGTCGTCCAGCTCGGGCAGCGTCGACGCAGATGacaaccccgccgccgccggagccaagCACAAG CTAACACATGGTGGCGATGCCGTGGGGTCgacggaggaggagaagcagcagcTGAGCCCCGTCTCCGTCATGGACTTccccttccaccaccaccaccaccacgacgaCGAAACGAGCGACGCCGGCACCTGCTACTCGCCTGCTACCCCCTTCCAGCACTGCCTCCCCGATGATCCCGAACGTACGCTAC GGTCGAACAAGGCGCAGGCGCAGGAACTGCTGCTGCTGCACAAGATCCGACGGCTCCACGGCCTGGCGCAGCCGGTGGGCCCCGTGGATCTCGAGGCGCAGTTCGGCACCGAATCTGATCGCCAGTCTGCGGAATCTGACGACACGCACACCCAGACGAGCAACTGCAACTGCAGCAGCACCAGCGCCGACGGCGGCAAGGCGGCGACGTGGTCACCACGGTGCAGGAGCTACACCGATCGTGAAGCAGAGCGCGAGCCTGACGAGCCCTCGCGCCTCCTCGCGCGACTCCTCAAGGACGACGACGGCACGGCAGTTACTTCGGGTGCTACGGAACGGCTGCTCCTGGACTTCTTCGAGGAGGGGCTCGACCGGCGCCGCTCGTCGGAGGCAGGGCCAGTGGTCGGCGCGGTGAGGCCGTCGGACGACGAGTCGGCGCTGGTTCGTGCTGCACAGGAATGGGTGCAGGGCGCCGGGACGCGGTGGGGCGCGGAGGACGTATTGTACGCCGGGGAGGCGGCGCTGGCGGACATGGACCGGGGTCGGCGGTGGGTgcgcgccggcgaggaggagcgggAGGTGGGCGCGGCGTTAGAGGGGCTGGTGATGGACGCGCTGGTGGCCGAGCTGGTGCGCGACTTGGCATTGGCAGCACGGCGTTGA
- the LOC119300466 gene encoding ethylene-responsive transcription factor ERF025-like yields MAEEREEAGVALTGRRARADTRHPVYRGIRFRGGKWVSEIREPGKASRIWLGTYRTPEMAAAAYDVAALALRGAQAAGPALNFPGEALTRPAPVSCAPDDIRAAAAAAAAMVVDAGGSSGSCGAGEQGRVVDEDDVFEMPRLLASMAEGLMMSPPRLGAATAVDDDQDGGMSLWEHS; encoded by the coding sequence atggcggaggagcgggaggaggcggGCGTGGCGCTGACGGGGAGGCGGGCGCGGGCGGACACGAGGCACCCGGTGTACCGGGGCATCCGGTTCAGGGGCGGCAAGTGGGTGTCGGAGATCCGGGAGCCGGGCAAGGCCAGCAGGATCTGGCTGGGCACGTACCGGACGCCCGAGATGGCCGCCGCCGCGTACGACGTCGCCGCATTGGCGCTGCGGGGCGCCCAGGCCGCCGGCCCCGCGCTCAACTTCCCCGGCGAGGCGCTGACGCGGCCCGCGCCGGTCTCGTGCGCGCCGGACGACATAcgggcggccgcggccgcggctgcggcAATGGTTGTCGACGCCGGCGGCAGCTCCGGGAGCTGCGGTGCGGGTGAACAGGGCCGCGTCGTGGACGAGGATGACGTCTTCGAGATGCCGCGGCTGCTGGCGAGCATGGCGGAGGGGCTGATGATGAGCCCGCCGAGGCTGGGCGCGgcgacggcggtggacgacgaccagGATGGCGGCATGAGCTTGTGGGAGCACTCTTGA